One genomic region from Nocardia vinacea encodes:
- a CDS encoding TetR/AcrR family transcriptional regulator, whose product MTRAEPTASITTEATPESAFRRRLLDAMAEAVRDRGYRETTVADVVRNARTSRRTFYQHFDSKQDCFIALLAERNNETIQQIYDAVDPAAPWRTQVRQAIEAWIHASDQDTSITLAWIRDIPALGDAARQVQHDAGEAFINLIQSLTATPGFEAPGLHPPTRQMATILYGGYRELIASTVEAGKDIRDIIDVAVDTAIALVGPRYEPPG is encoded by the coding sequence GTGACCCGCGCCGAGCCCACCGCCAGTATCACCACCGAGGCCACGCCGGAATCCGCATTCCGGCGTCGGCTCCTCGATGCGATGGCCGAGGCCGTGCGTGATCGCGGTTATCGCGAAACGACCGTGGCCGATGTGGTCCGCAACGCGCGCACGTCCCGTCGTACCTTCTACCAACATTTCGACAGCAAACAGGACTGTTTCATCGCGCTGCTCGCCGAGCGCAACAATGAGACGATCCAGCAGATCTACGATGCCGTCGATCCGGCCGCGCCCTGGCGCACCCAGGTCCGGCAGGCTATCGAGGCCTGGATCCACGCATCCGATCAGGACACGTCGATCACCCTCGCCTGGATTCGGGACATCCCCGCGCTCGGCGACGCCGCCCGCCAGGTCCAGCACGACGCGGGCGAGGCCTTCATCAATCTGATCCAAAGCCTCACCGCCACACCGGGATTCGAGGCGCCCGGACTGCATCCGCCGACGCGTCAGATGGCGACCATCCTCTACGGTGGTTACCGCGAACTCATCGCCTCCACGGTCGAAGCGGGCAAGGACATCCGCGACATCATCGACGTCGCCGTCGATACGGCCATCGCCCTGGTCGGCCCGCGCTACGAGCCGCCGGGCTAG
- a CDS encoding class I SAM-dependent methyltransferase — MPDVREVWQSRVWGNLGAPVYDFVLDHPQVARPAGQVMWGCDTRRMYAAMDVVNQLPEGSALLDLPVGGGVTLRRLAPDRKLRYVAADISDDQLGAARRAAERAGLSGIDYVRADVVDLPFATGEFDLVVSFAGLHCMPDPAAAVASLARVLAPGGRLVGSCVVRGVRPRFDLHMRVMRTMGVFGPSGTAAELSGWIAAAGLREAELVCNGALAQFTAVKD; from the coding sequence GTGCCCGACGTCCGTGAAGTGTGGCAGAGCAGAGTCTGGGGAAATCTCGGGGCTCCGGTATACGACTTCGTGCTCGACCATCCGCAGGTGGCCCGGCCCGCCGGACAGGTGATGTGGGGCTGTGACACCCGTCGGATGTATGCGGCGATGGATGTCGTCAACCAACTGCCGGAGGGTTCCGCGCTGCTTGATCTGCCGGTCGGCGGCGGCGTGACCCTGCGTCGACTCGCACCCGATCGCAAGCTCCGCTATGTGGCCGCGGACATTTCGGATGATCAGCTCGGGGCGGCGCGTCGCGCGGCCGAGCGCGCCGGGTTGTCCGGTATCGACTATGTGCGCGCGGATGTGGTCGACCTGCCCTTTGCCACCGGCGAATTCGATCTAGTGGTGAGTTTTGCAGGCCTGCACTGTATGCCGGATCCGGCCGCCGCGGTCGCCTCGCTCGCCCGGGTGCTCGCGCCGGGTGGACGGCTGGTCGGCAGTTGTGTGGTGCGCGGAGTCCGGCCGCGTTTCGACTTGCACATGCGGGTGATGCGGACGATGGGCGTATTCGGTCCGTCCGGTACCGCGGCCGAGCTGTCGGGTTGGATCGCCGCGGCGGGCCTGCGCGAGGCCGAGCTGGTGTGCAATGGCGCGCTGGCACAGTTCACGGCCGTGAAGGACTAG
- a CDS encoding formylglycine-generating enzyme family protein, translating into MVALPAGRVTLSDRRTQRSWVVEVAGFRLAASSTTQSQYEQVTGELPSAARGDRLPVEGVSWFDAIRFCNGLSLEAGLPPAYRVHDDEVEWDADSDGYRLPTEAEWEYACRAGTSGPRYGELDEIAWYRGNSAEQVHEVGGKLPNAWGLYDMLGNVWDWCWDIYDAQVYDSYRVLRGGGWSDEKWSCRASVRRRSHPTYRIDDVGFRVARSIFA; encoded by the coding sequence ATGGTCGCGCTTCCCGCGGGGCGGGTGACGCTGTCGGATCGGCGGACCCAGCGGAGTTGGGTGGTCGAGGTGGCGGGCTTTCGGCTGGCGGCGTCTTCGACTACCCAGTCGCAGTATGAGCAGGTCACCGGTGAGCTGCCGAGTGCCGCTCGGGGTGACCGGCTGCCGGTCGAGGGTGTCTCGTGGTTCGATGCGATCCGGTTCTGCAATGGCCTGTCATTGGAGGCGGGTTTGCCGCCCGCGTATCGCGTGCACGACGACGAGGTCGAGTGGGATGCCGATAGCGACGGGTACCGGCTGCCGACCGAGGCCGAGTGGGAGTATGCGTGCCGGGCGGGTACTTCGGGGCCGCGATATGGCGAGCTCGACGAAATCGCCTGGTATCGGGGGAATTCCGCAGAGCAGGTGCACGAGGTCGGCGGCAAGCTGCCCAACGCCTGGGGCCTGTACGACATGCTCGGCAACGTCTGGGATTGGTGCTGGGACATTTACGACGCCCAGGTGTACGACTCGTATCGGGTGCTACGCGGTGGCGGCTGGTCCGACGAGAAGTGGAGTTGCCGAGCCTCGGTGCGACGGCGCAGCCATCCGACCTACCGGATCGACGATGTCGGATTCCGGGTCGCGCGTTCGATATTCGCCTGA